The genome window CACATATAAGTTATTGATTCATTCCATTGCATCGTTTTATAACTATAATTTCGTAAAGTTCCCATCTTTCACACATTTCTATCAACTATTTCaattttgcaattcaatccAAATGCTAGTTAACATTTTATGaccatttataattataaaaaaacttacaattattcactaaaaaggaaatttaacaaaataacccctatacgaacttacctcaataaaATGATTTGAGTTAAATGGTTTGAGTTATTGAGTTATTCAgataaactcaaataaaaaaattaatttttttggataaatgtttaccttttctaaaattaaaagttaaaaccatttagttaaaagacaaaattacatcatttactagttaaataatcagtTCATGTAAATGCaatattgagtataaataataggattagTTAACGCGGCTCGACTTGACTCGactcgatttgattcgatttgaaaaaaattttaaattgacttcagttgctaaaataggattcgtcaactcgactaactcgaAATCTTTTGACCCGATTCGACTCAATACGATCGAATATTCACCCTTACTTAATAATGTCAAATCACCGTTTTAACTTATATGAAACAGTGGTTAAATTGCATCTATTCATTGCTTATCAGCTAATCCAAGTTTATAACTATTCTCTTCTACAATAACTTTTAAATGAATGAAGTTACTCTAGCAATTTCCCGactatatattattatcatatctgttattttttatacaatgcctaaaattatttataatctcTCTCAACCATTCCGTCCGGCCCGACGGCCCacccgaaatatgagagggtttgagtaaaaatataggcccgaaatatgggtttggacaaaaaacgaggtacgtttagaaaatgggccagGCCTCGGGCAAAATATTTttggcccgaatataataaatatattttttttaaaaataaatttctcatttcCCCTCCCCATTTCCCATTTCCCTAATCccgtaaattttgaaatttattttttatttttattttaaaatttttaatttttatatttcaaattttaaattttaattttaattattagtattgttaaatttgttgatatgaTATTTCATGGGCAAGGGTTCcactctaaaataaaaatagaaatttttttaactctttataatttataaaattttaaaatagtaatggtaaaattacactttgcccctcaaatgataaaaaaagttaatttaatcttttaaaaacgggccgggccgggccaggctTGGGCTTAGTATTTTTTCCCGGGCcaggcctggacaaaattttaggcccaaatATCGGGCCCGGCCCGGGCCTAGAAAgcgggctgaaatttttttccgggctcggcccatgatcacctctaaataggaggataatgcgcctCAACATACTCGAACTCACGTCTTTCACTAACAACAATGTCAATGCCAATTGAGCTAAAATTCAATcagcaatatatattaaattattagatcaataattttatataaaaattaaatgatatttagttgaaataaaaaaaatattgaaagtcATTAtgtgtataaattttatataaaataacaaaataaatacgatgaaaaattaaaagcttttttttttcttttcaaagtaTCTAACTAATCATCTCTATTCTGTAGATCCATTAAGGAGATAGAAGCTGACCAAGAGTTTTAAAGCTGCTCCATACTAAAAACGATGATCAAACCCTCGATCATTGATTAACATCTCATCTAAATCTCgtgattatttaaaaatttcgtTTAATGTCATAAAGTATAAACATTCACCTAAAATAAAGTGAGTAAAAGgtccttttaattatttcaatttttataatttattcttcaTGCCttaaattttttccattttttcccCTAAACAACTCTTTTAAATTTGTCAAAGTTTTTAGGTGATTCAACCAATCtctcaaataaattcaattcaataaattaataaaaatatttttttaaaatcgattCAATCGTTCTGATCAACCGGTTTGACCCCTTATTTTGGATTGGTATCTCGATTGATTCTTGGTCCAATCGATTCTAAAAAGAGTGAGATTTGTTGCAGTGAATCTACTTGGGAGGTTCCTCTATTATAGCGATCTAATCAAATTAGTCcatatactattaaaaagaatcaaataatgCCAAATTAGAATAGAGTTTATATTTactctttaaaaaatatcatttactatttaatagagttaatatttttaaaacttgtatGATTCTATAAATGAAACCTTCTATTTGGAATTGAActacaaatgaaaaaaaattcaaaatatttttatacagaAATGTTAACTCATTACagtttaaacttatttaatttttctaatagtttataaaatgaattaacctatttaataaaaaaactaattcgATTTACTCCTATAATTCACGAGTGTCCCAAATACTTTAACCTAGCTGATTCTTTCCTTCATCACATGAAGAAATCTCATAACACATGTATCACatcaactttgattttttttttttgtagctataaatataattaaaaatcctCAACTgcgaaaaaaaatagaacagaAAAAGGAGTGGATGATAGCTCTTTGGCAACCTTAAATAATTCATTCGGAGATATTTTTTCTATGATGAACTATAAAAAGAGGATAAAGCTCTAACAACAACACGACTAGTACAACTTGAGCTCAAGTCATACCTGCGGCGGTAAACACCCTAACTATCAAGCAGACACATCTTTGGTGTATTTCGATTGCTTAACAATAGCATCCCTCACAATGATACTTACAAGTAAGtagtaataatttgattttttttatctgtttattttcatttatcaaactaaaaatagtaattatttggTAAAAAGATCTCTCATGTCTCTCTGAATTTCTAAAAATagtaatctaattattaataattttctaatattaaaaatatttaatttacgtTACTAACGAGTTGGATGAAAATGTTTAAATCCCCTATTTACTAAAAGaagattgaaaatatattttacaaaaaaattatgaaaaaaatatctaATACTTATTACAAAAcatttaattgagttggtgtcacgggTTAATTGGGTATTAACTCAATTACTAAAAACTAGGGTAAACAACACATATAGTTAGCcaactataaaattttttaggcacttaaaataaaaagtttgcaaTTTAAGCACCCACGTTATATAGTTATTCTAGCAAGTTCcgactattattattatatttgttcttCTTTATAAATACgatgaaaatattattacttggttataaactaatttttttttctttttaaaatatcgaAGTAATCTTCCATATTCTATAGATCTATTAAGCAGATAGATGTTGACCACGAGTTTTAAAGTTGCTCCTCCATACCCAAGGCGAGAATCGAACCTTCGACCACTgattaaggtaaaaaaaaatcattatcatcttatttaaaCTCTcgtgattaattaaaaaatatttaatgtaataAAGTATAAACATTCACCTAAAATAAAGTGAGTAAAAGgtccttttaattatttcaatttttataatttattcttcaTGCCTTCAATCTTGCTTACTGAACTTGCCCAATTAGCAGTCTGCTATTTCCAATCTCTCAAATCAgttgaattgaataaattaataaaaatattttaaaaaatcgatTCAATCAGTCTAATCGACCAGTTCAATTCCTTATTTTGAATTGGTATTTCGACTGATTTTTGGTCCAATCGATTCTGAAAAGAGTGAGATTTGTTGCAGTGAATCTACTTGAGAGGTCCCTCTATTATAAGGGTctaatcaatttagtccataaattattaaaaagaatcaaataaggccAAATCATAATAGAGTTTATATTTactctttaaaatatatatatatatcatttcttGTTAAacagagttaatatttttaaagtttgtatgattttataaatgaaagcttttatttggaattaaacgcaattaaaagaataataattttcaaaactttttataCAATAACTGTTAACTCTATCacaatttaaacttattttattttttaatagtatatgaaataaattaacccatttaataatagtaaaattaattcgatttaatccctattATACATGGACTTCCCAAATACTTTAATCGAACCTATTCTTTGCTTGATGACATGAAGAAATCTTATAACACATGTATCACATcaccattgatttttttttttttttgcagctaaaaatataattaaaaatagagagaaaggaaaagaagaagaagaggaggaaTATAGCTCTTTGGCAAGCTTAAATAATTCAGATATATTTGATCCTTCGGGCAGACACATCTTTGGTGTATTTTTGTTGCTTGACAATGGCATCCCTCTCAACACTGCTTACAAGTAAGTAGAACTATAATTTTACATCTTTGGGTCCATAATTtgacttttcttttttgtcattttatttccatttatcatagtaataatttagtaaaaaagtctcaaaaaaattaaagcaatttaattttatcaatttcaaagtGAGCAAATGTTTTCTAtcaattgtatattattttaattggtataataataattttagccCTCAAAGTTTATACATTCTGTTAAACCGgtcttaatttaacaaaattatccgcaacatttgtgtaaatgttaaggtttttagaattaaggctagaataacaaaatatgtaaatatcgaaagctaaatttgttattataccaatcaaaattatatacaacTGACGGAAGTAATTGTCCTTAATTGTTTACTTTGAAATtgacaaggattaaattgctccaactttttttttgagatggaccaatttactcaattttaaaattgagagagACTGAAGAAATCTTTTAcctaataatttatatttgttttttgtttatttatttaaatttctttcaatttgttgagtTATGAAAAGTATTACCATGGGATGCACGTTTTaccttaaaataattataaaatatgttttagcttaaattttctttttaattttttaaaaatataaaaatcataaaaattaagaaaataataataataatctaaaaattataacaaaacatgttttcctaaaatttatagaaaataattaaaattaataaataattatagaaatttacataaaaagtatagaaaattattttttaaaaccagaaaagtataaaattgtaaataattataaagaaattaaaaatgataaataattgtaaataattataaaaagataaaattacaaaaaaatttgtagaaaatagaaaatatggaaatatggaaatatacaaaatatataaaattttcatttttttcattttttcattttcccaagacataattattcaaaacaacaatttactctcaaaattatagttccttaaacatgtattattataaattacacTCAAATCCAATTATTAGATCACTTTTCAATTCAGTGCGATGGCCAGGGTGTTCACAACCTCAGGTATGGTCTGGGTTCGAGTCACAATAGTCATGTTGCTGTTAAGCCTTTGCCCTCTTCTTGTAACCCACCAAAAAAGATAGAAATATTTGGTGTCACGGGTTAAACGAGTATCAACTcaattaccaaaaaaattagTGTAATAGtcaccaaattataaaaaaattcattttaggcactcaaaataaaaaaaaaaagtttgcaATTTAAGCACTCACGTATCATAACTcggttatttttatttttatttttatttttacataaattttcacCCATAATGATGGGTGTGCCATAATCTAGTACTcaataaaagtttatataaaaaacacatcaaactttagttgaaatggtaaatttgaaGGTCTAAAATTCATAAAGATCTAAATTTAAATCTCACCATATATGAATctatattgattttatataaatatatattttaaaaaacactcacgtaataatataacttatttttgtaaaacaaatctattttataatttatgaataCTTTTTTCGGGATGCATGGTTATTAGACTTGATGATGGGTTGGGTCACCCACccaaaaaatgggtttgaacaaaaaataagGCTAATTTTTTAAACGAGTAGGGCCTTAGGCAgaatttttttaactcaaacTCCGACTTGAATCACATATCTataccttcttcttcttctttttttttgcattttcaatttgttatttttagtgtgtttaatgtattatattttttaacatttatttttatataaaataatttattacattcgAGCCGAGTCGAGCtcaaatttagtatttttaatatgGATTAAGcttcaaccaaaatttaaacttatctTTAAATTGAGTCAAACCCGAAACTAAAATGATCAGCACTGATTCAACCCGAACTTGACTTAACCCTGATTAGTACTCAATCTAAGACATAGATTATTAATGACTAAAAGGAATGTTTGGTGTTAGAATTTGTCCACTCGAGATTCAAATAAACATCAACACTGGCATATCCAATTTTAAGCAAATCAAGCTCCTAGACATGATAGAGAATAAGGTGGAGCAACACGATTTGAATTTGGATAAACAAGTGTCCTTCTTATAACTAcgaactaaataattaaaaagtctTACACATGCTTAATTCCCGGAATAGATGAAAAATCTTTCAACAGTAATGCTTAACATTTTTGTTGAATTCCAGTTGCAAGTGCAATGCTGTTCCTAGCGGTCAAGGATAAATCGGGTTTGAAAACGGTGTCGAATCATATAATATTGTCTTGGCTGAAATGGGAAATCCGGGTAATGGTAATCCTCAGCCTCACCATTCAATTTATACTGATAAGATTTGGGAATCGGCGGAGATTCAGCGGCAGATATTCAAAGTCGGTCTGCCTTTTGGTTTGGACCCTATACATATCTGCAGATTGGTTGGCCACATTAGCCTTGGGTAGAAAGGATAAAAAAGCCAGTCCTCTGCTTCTATTTTGGGCCTCATTCTTGCTCTTGTATTTGGGTGGCCCAGATACTATCACCGCTTACTCATTGTCGGACAATGAAGTCTGGCCTCTACATTTCTTTGGGTTGTGTTTCCAAATTGGAGTGGCTCTCTATTCATATGCCAATTTCTGGACAATAGCATCAAAATCGCTCATCTTTACGGCCATTCCAATATTCACTGTTGGAATTATCAAGTATGGGGAAAGGGCTTGGGCTCTCTTCAACGCTAGTAGCGTCCGGTTTAGGAAATCTGTGTTTTCTGATGACCAAGGTTCCCCATTGGAAGTTGAGCATTCACAGACGTCGCCATCAGAAAGAGGTATGCGTTTGACGTTGGAAGAATACTTGGAGCCGAAACAAATTAAGGGGAAATACGGAGATCTTTAGCGAGCCTTTCATTTGTTTCAAGTGTTCAAGCCCATGTTTGCAGATCTCAAGCTCAgaatttacaaaaatttgaGTTACGTATTTGAGCTGGACCAGACCAAAGTTAATGCAGAAGCGGCCTTCACAATTGTGGAGATTGAGCTTGGATTCCTTTATGATCTGCTGTATACAAAGATTCGTATAGTTATAACTCGACCCGGTGTAATTCTTCGCTTCATTTGCTTATCCTTCACCACCTTCGCACTGCTTGCCTTCATCTTCGTCGTTGGTAAGCATGAACACTCCCGAGTTGACGTTGGCATTAGCTACTTGTTAATGGGTGCTGCCATCTTTCTTGAAATTTATTCCGCCTTCCTGCATCTTAGATCGGATTGGGGAATCTACTGGTTAGCCCAACAAAACAATGGGTTTCTTAGGGGTATTGGTTCTAAGTTGGTTCGTTTCACTAAGTCCAAGGGGGGAATTCAATCCATGGCACAGCGCAGCCTGCTAGATTATTGCCTACCGCCCaggaaactgaatcttgcagcaGTTTTTAAGTTCCTCTACTCTGAGGATAGTATGGGGAAGTACATAAGGACCGGTTGGAGAGATGTAACTCCCGAATTGCAACAGTTTATCTACTCAGGTCTCCAAGAAAAACGGAAAAAATACGCAGAGACCGAGTTCAAAAATCTCTCAGAGTTATTGCATGATAGAGGTTCAAGTGTGCTTAAAGGAATGGAAGGGTCATCTGAAGACATTCTTTGGAGTGTATGCGAGGTTGAATTCACCCACAGTCTGCTCCTATGGCATGTTGCTACAGAAGTTGTT of Gossypium raimondii isolate GPD5lz chromosome 3, ASM2569854v1, whole genome shotgun sequence contains these proteins:
- the LOC105795612 gene encoding uncharacterized protein LOC105795612; translated protein: MARVFTTSVASAMLFLAVKDKSGLKTVSNHIILSWLKWEIRVMVILSLTIQFILIRFGNRRRFSGRYSKSVCLLVWTLYISADWLATLALGRKDKKASPLLLFWASFLLLYLGGPDTITAYSLSDNEVWPLHFFGLCFQIGVALYSYANFWTIASKSLIFTAIPIFTVGIIKYGERAWALFNASSVRFRKSVFSDDQGSPLEVEHSQTSPSERAFHLFQVFKPMFADLKLRIYKNLSYVFELDQTKVNAEAAFTIVEIELGFLYDLLYTKIRIVITRPGVILRFICLSFTTFALLAFIFVVGKHEHSRVDVGISYLLMGAAIFLEIYSAFLHLRSDWGIYWLAQQNNGFLRGIGSKLVRFTKSKGGIQSMAQRSLLDYCLPPRKLNLAAVFKFLYSEDSMGKYIRTGWRDVTPELQQFIYSGLQEKRKKYAETEFKNLSELLHDRGSSVLKGMEGSSEDILWSVCEVEFTHSLLLWHVATEVVFHDDNHRHRAVQLEPYCRISKALSDYMMYLFSRYPAMLPEGIGHIRLRDTCTEAMNFTLDEVQFNEAVRGLFGVDIRSRSFLIQMGSSRKSAFFEGCDIAKHLQSLVSDFRWDNQDKWKLIADLWLDMLTYAAAHCSWKKHARRLKYGDEFLTHVALLMAHLGLSKKIQMVPLPKMLQEVDFEPNFHWDKLNRLLSYLA